TTTATCTAATCCATCCGCAATTTTTTTAGCAATTTGAACATCGTATCCTCCTGCATAAGAAGAATTTCCTTGTATTGGTACTGCGCCATTTGCGTCCGTTTTTTGCGACCAGTTAAAAGGTGCGTATCCGGCCTCCATCCCGACACGGAATTCACCGTTGGTTTCTGCTTGACTGAATAGTGGAGCACAGAACACACTTAAAATAATTGCAAAGAGTAAGCTAAGTGAAAATGATTTCTTGTTCATGTTTTTCTTCCTTTCTTTTTAAGCACTTAATTTCTTTTACTATAATTTAGTTTAAAGAGTTTTGAAGAATGTGTCGAACATATTCTTCTTTACGCAAAAAACAACCATGCAAAAATGCATGGTTGCCTACTATCGTCAGGTACTCTCAACAAAAACATAGCGCAACTTAGCATCACTACTAAGACAGTCCGTAAGTTGTTCGCTTACGTCCCAACGCATAACAGGGAGGCTGTTATACATTTCGGCGATTTCTCCTAGACTTGCTTCGACGTGTCCTCTCACTCCACAAGATTAATAAAAATCGCAACCTCTACCTCAATTTGAGGTACTATTTAATTATTAGATTCAAGTAGAAAGTGTACGATATTTGAGCAGAAAAGTCAATGATTTGATAGAAAACGGCATGGAAAATGAGAAACCTATGTAATATTCGTTTCATTTTTTATACGTTAAAGGTCTGTAGCGAAAGTCATTTTAGACGTTCACTACAGACCTTTATTTTGTCTAAATTTAGAAATAGTTTACATCGCTCGAACGATAAAATAGTCTTTGACAATCTTAGGGTTCTTTTTATCTACATACATAATTACAATTTTGCTATTCACTAATTTTCTATCAATACTAACATCATATAATGACTGAATCATGGGAGTACCTAAAGCTAATGGTTGAACATTATATACCCCGGTTCCACCAGCAAAATCTAATTCCCCAATTTTTAAATCATACGTTTTATTGAGTTTATTTAGATGGAAGAGGATGTGTGCTTTCCCATCAGAAATCGATTTTATTTCAACAGTTTCTTTTAGATCTTGTTTAGAAAAGTATAATCCATTTCTTACTGGAAAGGTTAAGTCTGCTGATTGTAATTTTTCCTTCACTGTAACAGTGACACGTTTTTCAATTTCACCAAAATTAGTTACAGATAGTATTAAAATTTCGGTTGTTCCGACTTTTTTACCTGTGATCTTACCATTATCATCAACATCAACGATTGATTCATCTTGAGAAATCCAGAAGAGTTCTTTGTCTGTGGTATTGGTTGGTAAAACAGAGGCTTTAAGTGTTAAGGAACTGCCTAAACTTAATTCTACATTCTCTTTGTCAACAACGATTTCTTCTGGCGCAACTTCGTTTACATTCACTTCAATATACTTAACGATTTTTCCATCGGCTGTACTTACATCGATAATTGTAGAACCTGGGGATACGCCTGTAATTTTACCATTTGCATCTACTACAGCAATATCTTCAGCGGTAGTATCCCAGTGCAATTGTTTGTTTGTCGCATTAGCTGGTAAAACGGAAGCGTTAAGAGTTAGTGATTCACCAACATTCAAATCTACTTCATCTTTTTCAACAACAATTTCTTTAGGTGCAATTTCAATAGGATTCGATGTTTCGCCAATATGTTCTAGTACGAACGCAAAGTGTTCTGAATTTAGTTTTACACCAACATTTCTATTTCCTCCTCCAGCGGAGTGAACGGCTATTACTTCTTGCTTGTCATTAAAAACGGATGACCCAGATTGACCGCCGAAGGTATCGAAATCATAGTCGATTAAGTTAGTTGTTTCTTTCCCGATGATTTTTCCTTTAGTTTCCCATAATGTTCCCCAAGGCTTATCACCAGGATAACCCATGCTCGAGACTTCTGAACCAAGTGATATGCTGTCAGTTAAGGCAATAGGGTTCTGTTTGACGATATCACCGATGCTTTTCCCCTCATTAGGTTCAAGTGTAATCACTGCATAATCATCATCTGTACGTCTGTTATCTAAATACCCTTGAGGAATGTGGACCTCTTTGATTTTAAATTTTCCATAAGGAAGGTTTGCCCCATTTCTTCCAGGAACAACATAACTAGAATCCGTATTTGGATTGTCTTTAATCCCTATTACGACGTGAGCTGCTGTTAAAACAGTGTTCTTTCCAATAACTGAACCAGAACCTGAGGCGCCGTTTGCGCCAATAAATACTGCACTTTGATAGGGTGCTACAGTAGTATCTGTAATCTGAACGCGGTCATCTGCACCAATGATGGAGCGAGATTCTACTGCTGTTGCTGCTTGAGGAGACAAACTAACCAGGGATGCTCCTAATAAAAAAATACCAATCAAACCTAATTTTAAATTTTTCAAAACAAATAATTCCTTTCCCATTTTAAATTGTCAGTCTAATATTCATAGAATAATAGCTAGAGAAATTATAGTATAAATCGTAAAAAATAGCAACATATACAAATAAATTTACGACAATTCGTTTATTTAACTTCATAGTTGAAGTTTTCCATCAGCTTAGAGCTATTTATCTTTGAGTTTGATAATTGTTTTTTATAACCTTTTGCTGGTGGAAAAGGTTACGTAACGCTTGGATTTGTCGTTCTAATTTTTATGAAACAACTAGACCAAGCTTTTTCTTATGTTAAACTGATAACTAGTATGTTTGATTAAAAAAAAGAGTTTTGAGAATAAATAAGGAGGAATTGGTATTATAAAATTTAAAAAGTTAACAAAAACTGCGGTGTTGTTGCCGCTTCTGATTTTTATTGCAACATTTATCTACGGGTTGTTGAAATTTGATTTTTCAGGGAATACACCCAACCAGTCTTATGGATTGATTTATTCATTTTTTGTATTGTCGTTTGTTTTTATCGGTTATATCTTTTCTTTTTTTGTGAATGCGGTCGTGGTTGTATTTTTTCTGAGAAAATTTAAACAAAAGAATAAGCAATTACAATGTCTGATCAGTATCTATGTGACATCGTGGCTTTTACTGCTCGTTCTATTTTTTAGGATAGGTTACTCTGCCTTGTTTCCATATAAAACATTCTTTGAACCTGGAACAATTGGCGTAGGGTTAATGGCGATATTTTTAGCTGTAATAGGCTGGCAAATTGTTGATTGCTCAACGGATATTATTAGCGACAAACCGAAAATAGTTAGTATAAAATCTGTAGCTTTTGGCGTAATGATTCCAGTTGTAATTGTTATATTAACGGTCGGAACACGCTTAGGTTTTCTTATTCATGCCAAAAATGATCGAAATGATGAGTATCAACAAGTTATTGAACAAAAACTTCAAAGTGTGGGAACAAAGGGGGAGGTAAAGATCGTTAAAGCTTATGATTCTTCAAAAAAATCGACACATGTCCAGCTAGATTACACTGTAACTCAAGAAGGAATTTCTGTTTATGCCAAAGGAGTTCTACAACGATCTAATGCGAAAGATAAATGGGAGTTAGTAGATAGTAGTCTGACTACCTATGATAATTCCATTCAAACCATTCTTCAAGTGCCAGCGCATTCAAAAGAAGCAGAAACATTTTTAGATACATTCACAGTAGAAGTTGAAAAGAGTATTGCGAAAAGTGACTTGACAAAGAAAATTGGTATAAATACACCGCTAGAAAAAAATGAAACTCGAACAGCGTATGACTTGCCGTATCTAGCTTATAATAACGAGCTTGCTCCCAAAAAAATCAAACAGTGGGCGAAAGAAAATAGCCGTTCTACAAATAAAAAAAAGGCAGCCTTTGGTGGATATGCAGCAGTGACGGTCAAACAGTTGATGAACAGCCATATGATCATTGCGAATGTTCCAGTACAGTATCCTTATATAGAAGAAAGTGACTTTAATGAAAGGACAGAAAATGCTACGAAGTATCAGGAACAAGTGATAAAAAATCTTGATTACTCAAAATTAATGAATGGTTATTATAAAATAAATATTGACTCAGCAAATTCACCACAATTGTTTCTTGTGAAAGATCATCAGATGATTGAAGTAAATGAGCTTTTAAGTAGTTCGATGTTAGAAGAACCAACGGATGATCTGGGGAGTTTTAGTTCTTCGGATTATATGGAATGGTGAGGATATTTTTAATATAAAATTGAAAATGTAGAAAGTTAAATGATAGTAATATATTAGAATTTTCGGACACAAAATATACTAAGAATATAGAGGAGAAAGTCATCTACAGATAACTTTCTCCTCGAATCTTACTATATTTTTTAATTCTTAAGTCTGTTGAAACTGACTATTATACAACGATGCATACAACGAAGGTTTCGCCAATAACTCTTGGTGATTCCCTTTCTCCACGATATCGCCATCTTTCATCACTAAAATCAAATCAGCATTTTCAATTGTAGACAACCGGTGTGCAATCACAAAACTAGTTCGATTATTGGTTACTTCGTCCATCGCTTTTTGAATATGAGCTTCCGTTCGAGTATCCACGCTAGACGTCGCTTCATCCAAAATAACCACAGGAGGATTTGCCAATATGATTCTAGCAATCGTCAATAATTGTTGCTGTCCTTGTGACAATGAGCCATTTTCGCTGGAAATGATCGAATCATAACCATTTGGCAATGTCCGAATAAAGTGATCACATTGGGCGATTTTAGCAGCTTCGATGACTTCTTCTCGTGTTGCATCCATTCGTCCATACGCGATATTCTCCGCAATCGTTCCTTCAAACAGCCATGTATTTTGTAAAACCATTCCAAACATAGAGCGTAGATTTGTTCTTGAAAGATCTGTGATATCCACGCCGTCAAAGGTAATTCGCCCACCATTTAATTCATAAAAACGCATCAGTAAGTTTACTAAAGTCGTTTTACCAGCACCAGTTGGCCCAACGATTGCCACCATTTGTTTTGGTTTAACAGTAAAATCAACTTGTTTCATCAATATTTTTTCTTCTGTATAACCAAACTGAACCTTATCAAAAGCAATGGCGCCAGTTGGTTGATCGATGAGTTGTAAGTTTGCTTTTTCTGGAACATCATCTTCTGCATCTAAAATCTCAAAAATCCGATCAACAGCTGCTAAGGCTGCTTGAATCGAGTTGATAACATAAGAAGCAGTAGAGATCGGTTCAGAAATTTGATTGATATATTGTAGATAAGCTTGAAGTAATCCAATCGTGATTCCACCTTGTAAAACTAAGAATGCACCGATGATCGCACTGACGATAAATGCTAATTGATTGATCAAACGAATCGCTGGATAAATCGCAAAGTTCATAAATTGCGCACTTAGAAAGGCTTTGTAATGCTTTTGGTTCGTTTGTGAAATGACATCTTTAGCATGATCTTGTTGATTAAACGTTTTCGTCACTAAGTTTCCAGATAAAAATTCTTCTGTCTTATTATTTAAAATCCCGAGCTCTGCCTGACTTGCTTCGGCTAGTTTTTTATTTTTATTAGCAATTTTACCCGTCAAATAAGAACTTCCAGCAATTAGTAAAACCACGATCAATGTTAATTTGACATCAATATAAAACAACATGATCCCAGCAAAAACGATCGTCGAAATCGATGTGAAGAATTGATTGATCCCTGTTAGGAAAACTTGAGATAATTGATTTAAACTGGTTGTTGTTCGGCTCAAAATATCGCCAACTTGGTGTTGGTCAAAAAAGGCCATCGGTAATGATTTGAACTTTTTCGTAACTTCTTTTCTGACTCTTAACGTGATCCTTTCACTTAGAGAAGCCATCACACGCTCTTGTGTGTAGGACATCAAACTACTAATGATCGAAAATACAATCAGAATCAAAACGGGTGTTAATAAAGCTTCTTGGATCATTGGAAACGTGATGTGACCAACTCCGTGTGTTTTAATCAGAGACAGCAAATCATCAATAGCGATACCCATAATAAATGGCATAGCAATAACTAAGGCATTGCCGAGCAAACTACATAAAATCAAGCCGAAAAATATCGGACGTTCAGGTCGAATCAATTGAAAGAATCGTTTTAAGGTTTGTTTATTTAATTTTTCCATCAGACTAGCGCTCCTTCCATGATAATCCCTTGTGAGCGGGCGAATTCTTGGTACGTTTTATTCGTTTGTAGCAGTTGGCTGTGTGTTCCTTGACCAACGATTTTCCCTTCATCTAGGACAATAATGTTGTCTGCTTGCTGGATCGTGCTTAATCTTTGAGCGACGATCAGTAAGGTTTTGTCCGCCATTTCTTCTTTTAATGCGAGTCTTAATGCGGCATCTGTTTGATAATCAAGCGCTGAGAAGCTATCGTCAAAGATATAAATATCTGCAGGCTTGATCAAAGCTCGAGCGATACACAAACGTTGTCTTTGACCACCTGAGAAGTTCGTTCCACCTTGTGCCACAAATGAATCGTAGCCATCTTCTAGTGTGGCAAGATAAGAAGCGAGTTGAGCGATTTCGGACGCTCGATCCATATCTGCTTTTGTTGCTTCAGGGTAACCCATCAATAAGTTGCTCTTGATCGTTCCGCTAAATAAGAAAGCTTTTTGCGGAACGTAACTGATTTTAGAGCGTAATTCTTCCTGGGTAACGTTTCTAATATCCACACCATCGAATAAAATTGCTCCCGCGGAGACATCGCTAAGTCGTAATAATAGCTTGGCAACAGTACTTTTACCAGAACCTGTACCGCCGACGATTGCAGTTGTTTTTCCTTTTGGAATGCTAAAATGGATATCTTCTAAAACAGGTTCATCCGCTTGGTCATAACTGAATGTTACATGATTTAAATCGATCAAGGTATCTTGTGAATCAGATTTTTCAAGTAAAACAGGTTGGTCAGTATCAAGAATTTGGTCTTGTGTATTCAAAATTTCTTCGATTCTTTTTACTGAAGCAAGGGATCTAGGCAACATAACTAAAACCATTGCTGCGATCATCAAGTAAGCGAGCGTTAGTAAAGAATATTCCACGACAGCTGAAACAGTTCCAATTTGCAAAGTCCCAAGCGCAACTAAATTTCCACCAAACCATAGAATAGAAGAGAAAACGATTCCCATAAGCAAGAAGGCAACCGGCGTAATAAAAGCAAAAATACTATTTACTCGAATCATGCCATTCGCATAGTCTGAAAATGTTTTATTTGTTCGTTCTTCTTCATAATCTTGATTGTTAAAAGCCCGAATCATATTGATCCCAGTAAAAAATTCTCGTAAGGTCACGATGATCTTGTCCATTTTAGGTTGGATCAATAAGGAAAGAGGTGTCCCTTTTTTCATTAAGATATAAACGATCAATCCAAAAGCTGCAATTGCGATCAATGGAACTAAAGCTAATGTCGCTGAGTAAGTGAATGTCATATAAAGTGAGAATATGGCAATGATCGGGGCTGGTAAAATTAGCTGTAGAAACAACACGATCATTTGTTGAATATTGTCAACGTCATTTGTCATTCGTGTCAGTAGCGAGCCAGTTCCGAAATTGTCTGCATCTTTAATAGAGAATGTTTGGAGTTTGTCGAAAAACATTTCCCGTGTTTCTAAACCAAATTTCGCTGCTACTTTAGCTGAAAGATAACTTCCAGCAATTGCTGAGAGCGCACCAAATAAAGCCATTGCGAGCATTTTAAGCCCAATGATTTTGATCGATTGTTCGTTGCCGCTCGCAATCCCCACATCGATCAACTGAGCAACGAGTAACGGTACACCAAGTGTTCCGATAATTTGTAAACATAAACAGATGATTGTAGCAAAAATAAGTGTGCTATTCTTTTTAATGAAAAACTGAATGATTTTCATGTGAATTCCTCCTTTTCAAGACTCAAAATGAATTCTACACCTTCAAGTTACTTGAAGGTCAATGTTTTTTGTTTATAATTAAAATAAGAGGTGAGTTTATGGAAAAAGAGAAATTATTGACGGTGGGACAAGTGGCTGAAATCATGAAATTACCAAAGTCGAAGATCCGTTATTGGGATGATATGAATTTACTAACATCCTCCAGAAATAGGGAGAATGGCTATCGAATGTTTGATATGGAGGATATACTGACAATCAGTGACATTGATTTTTATCGCAGACTGGATATTCCCATCAATAAAATGACGAACCTTTATCGAAAATCGCCAGAGGAATTATGGACTATATTAGATGAAACAGAAACGAGAGTAGCTGCAGAGTTAACTGAACTAGAGAAAAAGCAACAAGGAATCAAACACAGAAAAGACCAATTATTGAGCTTGATTGAGTTGAAAGAAAAAGAATTTATTGACGAGCCATTAGATGTGGAAAGAATTATTCCAATTGATTTAAAAGATCCCAATGAATTACAGACATACATTGATAATCCTTCCAGTTTAGTAGTTTATATCGATTCTAAAAATGAAAAAGAAATCATCTATGGTTTTGCCGTAACTACAAAAGAATTTGTAGAAGAAGCCACGATTTGGCAACAAATAGAGCAACCAAAATATTCATACAAACAATTCCTGCTGACAATCAAGTCAGACAATCCTTCAGAAAATAATTTCCTATCAATGAAAGAAAAATTGAAGAAAAATGGATATCAGACGGGGACAATGATTGGGCGCTATATCATGACGGCAGAGGACCAAGAAGGATTTTACCGTGATTATTACAAAGCTTGGATCGAAGTGGGTAGGTAAAGTTAGGCATAAATATCGTAATCTTGCTGAGAAGGTGCTATGATTTAGCCAATCAAAAAAGGATGATCGACCAATGAAAAAATTACAAAAAATTCAAGAGGTAATAACCTTTATAAATGAAACACACCTTGCTTTTTTATATGTTTCACAAGAAGATTGTTCGGTGTGTCATGTGCTCAAACCTAAATTGATTGAGCTATTAAAAAACTATCCTAAAATCGATTTGAGAGAAGTTGAAGCGGATAAAGTTAAAGAGATTTCAGCTGAATATTTGATATTTTCAGCACCGACCTTACTTTTTTTCGTTGATGGAAAAGAGTATCTTCGTGAAGGGAAGTTTGTTCAATTTAAAAAATTAGCCAATTCTATTGAGCAAATTTATTCGTTCAAAGAGAGCAAAATGTAAGGTGAGAAGCCATCTGTCATCAAAATGTAAGCGTACTATTGACAAAGGAAATAAGACGTTGTATACTTTGGTCAACGGATCGTTACTGGTTAAGCAGGCGTGACCTCTCACATTACTTTTTTTGGTGATGTTTGATATGGTCAGGTCTTTTTTCGTTTTTCAAGTCAAGAACAGGAGATAATTTCAATGAAAATACTGAAAGTTTTTAATAATAATGTTTCTTTGGTTTTAAATGATGACAACATCGAAGAAATCATTATGGGCAAAGGTGTCGGCTTCAACAAGCGTGAAGGTGATGTGATCGATTCAGCCCTGATTGAAAAAAGATTTGTTCTTGAAGGTAACAATTCCGTTAGCAACTTAGATAATCTGCTTGCACGAATCGATATTGAAGATATTGAACTGGCCAGTGATATTATTCAATTAGGGGAAGCAGAATTAGAACAATCAATCGATGATTCCATTTTGCTGACATTGTCCGATCA
This sequence is a window from Enterococcus sp. 7F3_DIV0205. Protein-coding genes within it:
- a CDS encoding Ig-like domain-containing protein, which codes for MKNLKLGLIGIFLLGASLVSLSPQAATAVESRSIIGADDRVQITDTTVAPYQSAVFIGANGASGSGSVIGKNTVLTAAHVVIGIKDNPNTDSSYVVPGRNGANLPYGKFKIKEVHIPQGYLDNRRTDDDYAVITLEPNEGKSIGDIVKQNPIALTDSISLGSEVSSMGYPGDKPWGTLWETKGKIIGKETTNLIDYDFDTFGGQSGSSVFNDKQEVIAVHSAGGGNRNVGVKLNSEHFAFVLEHIGETSNPIEIAPKEIVVEKDEVDLNVGESLTLNASVLPANATNKQLHWDTTAEDIAVVDANGKITGVSPGSTIIDVSTADGKIVKYIEVNVNEVAPEEIVVDKENVELSLGSSLTLKASVLPTNTTDKELFWISQDESIVDVDDNGKITGKKVGTTEILILSVTNFGEIEKRVTVTVKEKLQSADLTFPVRNGLYFSKQDLKETVEIKSISDGKAHILFHLNKLNKTYDLKIGELDFAGGTGVYNVQPLALGTPMIQSLYDVSIDRKLVNSKIVIMYVDKKNPKIVKDYFIVRAM
- a CDS encoding ABC transporter ATP-binding protein, which encodes MEKLNKQTLKRFFQLIRPERPIFFGLILCSLLGNALVIAMPFIMGIAIDDLLSLIKTHGVGHITFPMIQEALLTPVLILIVFSIISSLMSYTQERVMASLSERITLRVRKEVTKKFKSLPMAFFDQHQVGDILSRTTTSLNQLSQVFLTGINQFFTSISTIVFAGIMLFYIDVKLTLIVVLLIAGSSYLTGKIANKNKKLAEASQAELGILNNKTEEFLSGNLVTKTFNQQDHAKDVISQTNQKHYKAFLSAQFMNFAIYPAIRLINQLAFIVSAIIGAFLVLQGGITIGLLQAYLQYINQISEPISTASYVINSIQAALAAVDRIFEILDAEDDVPEKANLQLIDQPTGAIAFDKVQFGYTEEKILMKQVDFTVKPKQMVAIVGPTGAGKTTLVNLLMRFYELNGGRITFDGVDITDLSRTNLRSMFGMVLQNTWLFEGTIAENIAYGRMDATREEVIEAAKIAQCDHFIRTLPNGYDSIISSENGSLSQGQQQLLTIARIILANPPVVILDEATSSVDTRTEAHIQKAMDEVTNNRTSFVIAHRLSTIENADLILVMKDGDIVEKGNHQELLAKPSLYASLYNSQFQQT
- a CDS encoding ABC transporter ATP-binding protein, which produces MKIIQFFIKKNSTLIFATIICLCLQIIGTLGVPLLVAQLIDVGIASGNEQSIKIIGLKMLAMALFGALSAIAGSYLSAKVAAKFGLETREMFFDKLQTFSIKDADNFGTGSLLTRMTNDVDNIQQMIVLFLQLILPAPIIAIFSLYMTFTYSATLALVPLIAIAAFGLIVYILMKKGTPLSLLIQPKMDKIIVTLREFFTGINMIRAFNNQDYEEERTNKTFSDYANGMIRVNSIFAFITPVAFLLMGIVFSSILWFGGNLVALGTLQIGTVSAVVEYSLLTLAYLMIAAMVLVMLPRSLASVKRIEEILNTQDQILDTDQPVLLEKSDSQDTLIDLNHVTFSYDQADEPVLEDIHFSIPKGKTTAIVGGTGSGKSTVAKLLLRLSDVSAGAILFDGVDIRNVTQEELRSKISYVPQKAFLFSGTIKSNLLMGYPEATKADMDRASEIAQLASYLATLEDGYDSFVAQGGTNFSGGQRQRLCIARALIKPADIYIFDDSFSALDYQTDAALRLALKEEMADKTLLIVAQRLSTIQQADNIIVLDEGKIVGQGTHSQLLQTNKTYQEFARSQGIIMEGALV
- a CDS encoding MerR family transcriptional regulator, whose product is MEKEKLLTVGQVAEIMKLPKSKIRYWDDMNLLTSSRNRENGYRMFDMEDILTISDIDFYRRLDIPINKMTNLYRKSPEELWTILDETETRVAAELTELEKKQQGIKHRKDQLLSLIELKEKEFIDEPLDVERIIPIDLKDPNELQTYIDNPSSLVVYIDSKNEKEIIYGFAVTTKEFVEEATIWQQIEQPKYSYKQFLLTIKSDNPSENNFLSMKEKLKKNGYQTGTMIGRYIMTAEDQEGFYRDYYKAWIEVGR
- a CDS encoding thioredoxin family protein, with translation MKKLQKIQEVITFINETHLAFLYVSQEDCSVCHVLKPKLIELLKNYPKIDLREVEADKVKEISAEYLIFSAPTLLFFVDGKEYLREGKFVQFKKLANSIEQIYSFKESKM